In Pseudobacter ginsenosidimutans, the following are encoded in one genomic region:
- a CDS encoding Fic family protein gives MKPTYSQIEEELEKLKAVLRIFIDGASLETIGSASGLDLELRTLQRRLASLVSQGQARTTGIKRSTRYYPVFSEMIVAEDEVKYITTKDQSQVYLSVNSQQILASVSQPIAKRRAIGYDRKFLESYKPNFTGYLTKEEKEKLAKTGKTNSDNQPAGTYAREILNRLLIDLSWNSSRLEGNTYSLLDTERLIAFGEVAEHKSALEAQMIINHKEAIEFLVQSSPDIGFNRYTILNLHGLLSNNLLPNPAASGRLRTLGVSIGKSVFTPLAIPQLIEAMFNTILEKTIQIKDPFEQAFFLMVQLPYLQPFDDVNKRVSRLAANISLNRHNLSPLSFVDVPNDLYTQSMLAIYELNKVEPLKELFMWAYERSALRYAAIQQSLGDPDPFKLRYRNTIRTLIADVISQAASRTATGKMIEERARLLPLADRSQFVNVIETELLSLHEGNFARYFVSPAEFAKWRKAWKR, from the coding sequence GTGAAACCTACTTATAGTCAAATAGAAGAAGAGCTGGAAAAGCTGAAAGCGGTACTTCGCATATTCATAGATGGTGCTTCCCTTGAAACCATCGGCTCTGCTTCTGGTTTGGATCTGGAGCTGCGCACACTGCAACGGAGATTGGCAAGCCTGGTCAGTCAGGGGCAGGCAAGAACCACGGGAATCAAACGTTCAACCAGGTATTATCCTGTTTTTTCTGAAATGATCGTTGCCGAAGACGAGGTGAAGTATATTACCACAAAGGATCAGAGCCAGGTTTACCTGAGTGTGAACAGTCAACAGATACTGGCATCCGTATCACAACCAATTGCCAAACGCAGGGCCATTGGTTATGATCGTAAATTCCTGGAATCCTACAAACCCAATTTCACCGGTTATCTTACAAAAGAAGAGAAAGAAAAGCTGGCAAAAACCGGTAAAACCAACAGTGACAATCAGCCAGCGGGTACCTATGCACGTGAGATCCTCAACAGATTGCTCATAGATCTTTCCTGGAACTCCAGCCGGCTGGAAGGAAATACTTATTCACTCCTGGATACCGAGCGCCTGATCGCATTTGGGGAAGTGGCAGAGCACAAGTCGGCACTGGAAGCGCAGATGATCATCAATCACAAGGAAGCCATTGAATTCCTGGTACAGTCATCACCGGATATCGGTTTCAACCGGTATACCATTTTGAACCTTCATGGATTGCTTTCCAATAACCTGCTGCCCAATCCTGCAGCATCGGGGAGGCTTCGAACCCTGGGTGTGAGCATTGGCAAATCTGTGTTCACTCCACTGGCTATTCCGCAACTGATTGAGGCCATGTTCAATACTATCCTGGAAAAAACTATCCAGATCAAAGATCCGTTTGAACAGGCATTCTTTCTGATGGTGCAGCTGCCTTACCTGCAGCCTTTTGATGATGTGAACAAACGCGTATCGAGGCTGGCTGCCAATATTTCATTGAACCGGCATAATCTCTCGCCATTATCATTCGTGGATGTTCCCAATGATCTTTACACGCAGAGTATGCTGGCAATATATGAGCTCAATAAAGTGGAGCCTTTGAAGGAATTGTTCATGTGGGCATACGAAAGGTCTGCATTGCGCTATGCAGCCATACAGCAATCACTCGGGGATCCTGATCCTTTCAAGCTGAGATACAGGAATACCATTCGTACTTTAATTGCAGATGTTATTTCACAGGCTGCCTCCAGAACAGCCACAGGAAAGATGATTGAAGAAAGAGCCAGGCTGCTTCCTTTGGCAGACAGGTCTCAATTTGTGAATGTGATTGAAACCGAACTGCTCTCACTGCATGAAGGAAATTTTGCACGCTACTTTGTAAGTCCTGCTGAATTTGCGAAATGGAGGAAAGCCTGGAAACGATAG
- a CDS encoding serine hydrolase domain-containing protein, giving the protein MKNVTRLVPLLVFAFSCGHVTDKEALENKATQTALTSAISNTSRNRDLYLDKVKQFVDTNYKNGFNGSILVAKDGEIIYEKYGGYANPRIPADSIHAHTPIHLASVSKTFTGMAVCKLWEEGKINIDDSVGTYLTGFPLSGVTVRMLLNHRSGIPKYDHYMGSMGWDRHKQISNQDVLDFLIAKRKQIPCGTPNRGFSYSNTNYALLALMIEKVTGMFYGDYLKQTFFDSIGMKDTYVFTNAYANHYLPSYFNNGKLYPLDFLDLVYGDKNIYSTPRDLMKWDEALRSGRFFNQATLEAAYTPYSNEKPGTHNYGLGWRMYVLKNGKKLIYHNGWWHGNRTAFYRLIDENTTIIALCNNDSKKIYKVREMADIFGDYMQGLDEGDEEAVVKTAAPVRKKSPVVKKKSSAVYASKSASKKTKGKRTTSTKYAAKK; this is encoded by the coding sequence TTGAAGAACGTAACAAGGCTCGTTCCGTTACTGGTTTTCGCATTCAGCTGCGGTCATGTAACAGACAAGGAAGCATTAGAGAATAAAGCAACGCAAACAGCTCTGACCAGCGCGATCTCCAATACATCGCGTAACAGAGATCTGTACCTGGATAAAGTAAAACAGTTTGTTGATACCAATTACAAGAATGGTTTCAATGGCAGCATACTTGTTGCCAAAGATGGTGAGATCATTTATGAGAAATATGGCGGATATGCCAATCCCCGCATTCCTGCTGACAGTATCCACGCACATACTCCCATTCACCTGGCATCCGTTTCCAAAACATTCACCGGCATGGCCGTGTGTAAGCTCTGGGAAGAAGGAAAGATCAATATCGATGACAGCGTGGGAACCTACCTTACCGGATTTCCGCTCAGCGGCGTAACGGTACGCATGCTGCTCAACCATCGCAGCGGCATTCCAAAGTATGATCACTACATGGGCAGTATGGGGTGGGATCGCCACAAACAGATCAGTAACCAGGATGTGCTGGATTTTCTTATCGCCAAAAGAAAGCAGATCCCCTGTGGCACACCCAACAGGGGCTTTAGCTACAGTAATACCAACTACGCCCTGCTGGCACTCATGATCGAAAAAGTGACCGGCATGTTCTATGGCGATTACCTCAAACAAACTTTCTTCGACAGCATCGGCATGAAAGACACTTATGTTTTCACCAATGCCTATGCGAATCATTATCTTCCTTCCTACTTCAATAACGGCAAGCTATATCCGCTGGATTTCCTTGACCTGGTGTATGGCGACAAGAACATCTACTCCACCCCCCGCGACCTGATGAAATGGGACGAGGCCCTGCGCAGCGGAAGGTTCTTCAACCAGGCAACCCTGGAAGCAGCCTATACGCCCTACTCCAACGAAAAGCCGGGCACACATAACTATGGCCTCGGCTGGAGAATGTATGTGCTTAAGAATGGTAAGAAACTGATCTACCACAACGGCTGGTGGCATGGCAACAGAACTGCGTTCTATCGCCTGATTGACGAGAACACCACTATCATCGCGCTTTGCAATAACGACAGCAAGAAGATCTATAAGGTCCGTGAGATGGCCGATATCTTCGGTGATTACATGCAGGGGCTGGATGAAGGCGACGAAGAAGCAGTGGTTAAAACAGCTGCTCCTGTAAGAAAGAAATCGCCGGTTGTGAAGAAGAAAAGTTCCGCTGTTTATGCTTCCAAATCTGCATCGAAGAAAACGAAAGGCAAGCGGACCACTTCCACAAAGTATGCAGCGAAGAAGTAA